CCACGCGCATCAGGGTGAGCGCCTTGGAGAGCGTGCGCGGGTCCTCCATCATGTAGGTAAGCAGCTCGCGCACGATCTGCTCGTAGAGGTCGTCCACGTCGTCGTCGATCTTGAGCACCCGTTGCGCGGCGTGCAGGTCGCGTTCGGCGATCGCCTTGGCGATCAGGTCGAGCATCGTCTCGATGCGCTCGGCCATCTCGCCGAGGACGATGTACTTCTTCAGCGGCGGTTCGCCCGCGAGCGCCAGGGCGTCCTCGGCCACGTGGGCCGCGTAGTCGCCGGCGCGCTCCAGGTCGGTCAGCGCCTTGAGCACCGTCGCCAGGAAGCGCAGGTCGCGGGCGACCGGCTGGTGGCGGGCGATCGCCGCCAGCACCTCGTTCTCGATCTCGAGCTCGAGCGCGTCCACCTCGCGATCGAGCCGCACGGCCGCCTTGGCGCGCTCCACGTCCTGCTCCACCAGGCCGGCGGTCGCCAGCTGCAGCTGCTCGCGCACCAGGCTGACCATGCGCAGGAAGTGCTCGGTAATCCGGTTCAGGTCACGGTCCAACGCTTCACGCATCCTCCACCCCTTCCCCTTCGGGCACGGTCACCCCGAAGGCGTTGCCCTCCTCCAGCCTACGGCCGTAGGCCTCGCCGCCCCAGCCGCGCGCGATGCGGCGCACCAGGGCCAGGCCCAGGCCGCTGCCGCGCACGCCGGCGGCGTGCATGCCCCGCCCGCCGGGTACGAAGAGCCGTTCGTAGTCGGCGAGCGGTTCCCCGGCGTCCACCACCTCGACGGCCACCACCCCCGGGGCGTGGACCCGGGTGCGCACCTCGACGGGCGGCTTTCCGTAACGGAGCGCGTTCTCGACGAGGTTGAGCAGCACCTGGAAGATCGGGTCGCGGCCCGCGGTGACCGGGTGGGGCGTGGACCAGCGCAGGGCGCGCGCCCCGGGCAGCAGGCGCTCGAGCCGCGGCCGCAGCTCGTCGAGGCGCCACGGAGGCGTGCGCGCCTGGCCCTGCCCCTGGACGAGGCGCAGCAGACGGGCCGCCTCCTCGCGCATCAGCGCCAGCGCCTGCTCGCGATCGCCGGGTTCGGGCCCGGACTCCAGCACCTCCAAGAGCGCCAGCAGCCCCGCCAC
This genomic stretch from Oceanithermus profundus DSM 14977 harbors:
- a CDS encoding sensor histidine kinase; this encodes MNPWRAAWEASEEGVVLFEGERVRYLNPAAARLLDTDAGRAVGRPAAFVLRHHRLLELVRCGGATSLTLHGRRVAARARGEALFLRDETETVRAREVLEQERRLLAHEFRTPVAGLLALLEVLESGPEPGDREQALALMREEAARLLRLVQGQGQARTPPWRLDELRPRLERLLPGARALRWSTPHPVTAGRDPIFQVLLNLVENALRYGKPPVEVRTRVHAPGVVAVEVVDAGEPLADYERLFVPGGRGMHAAGVRGSGLGLALVRRIARGWGGEAYGRRLEEGNAFGVTVPEGEGVEDA
- the phoU gene encoding phosphate signaling complex protein PhoU, producing MREALDRDLNRITEHFLRMVSLVREQLQLATAGLVEQDVERAKAAVRLDREVDALELEIENEVLAAIARHQPVARDLRFLATVLKALTDLERAGDYAAHVAEDALALAGEPPLKKYIVLGEMAERIETMLDLIAKAIAERDLHAAQRVLKIDDDVDDLYEQIVRELLTYMMEDPRTLSKALTLMRVARSYERLGDHLENIAERVFFWLTGKLEGADGGS